The window CAAGATTTAAAACAGTAATttagattaaaacaaaacaaagattcaTGAAATTTATCAAAAGGGATGGAATAAATTGTGGAAAAGAGTGGTAAAAATAGAGATGAGGTGAAGGGAGGAATCAATTTTCATGTGCTCATGACATTGATGCCCCTATATTCTTTACTCCATCCCCAAATGGGATTTACAACCCAAGTGACCAAGTCCCCAGTTTCATGGAATGTGAGGCTGGCCGGCCTCATCAGCCATGTTAAGTATATAGTTAGCCATGTCATCTTCTGTAGGTGCATCAGACACAACCCAAGAATCATTGACCCCACTCATCTGTAGGCGGCAGATAGGACAGTTCCTGTGGCGATCACTCCTGCAGaagacaacaagaaaaaaagactgaGCAATGAATACATATCAAAACCGTAcgtagctcttttttttttttaaactatcaaaACCTCTTCTATGTCCCAAGAAGAAATCCACACTTAAACCAGAGAAATCTTTGATCTATGGGTGAagtataaagaaacaaagaacttTAGGGAAttgtagagctagaaaggatcttctcattttgcagatggggcaACTACAGTGAGTGGACTTATCGAAAGCCAAGTGACtattaagtggcagagctggggtGAGAATCCTGATCTCACTTTCACAACCCCAGTACCTTACCTACCCTTCTCAAATGGAAGTCAGCAAGCTTGGGGAGAGAGTGGAGAACTGCTCTGGTTCTAAATATGGGTCAAAGATCTCTTTCcttataagaaagagaaaatttcaaaatgaagaagttaaGTTTATCCCAGAATAATTAGAATCAAAAGGttctttagagaatttttttatttttacatataaggaaactgaaacccagaaggACCCAAGGTCATAAAGACAGAATCTAAAGTGGGACCAGACACCAGGTCTCTTTCTTATACTTATCAGTGGTCAAATTCTTAAagttgaaagaatgaaaataaccAAAAACTGCTTATCAACTAAATAAGTGTTATAAAAGAGAtccaaaatatttattagtaATAAAGTTCCTTATCCACTTCCAATCGTCAGCATTGGCTGTCTCTCTCAGGCCCTCTCcctgtttttccttatttgtaaaactggCAATTTTTCCATGGTTCCTAAGGTTCCTTACACACTCTGGCCCATCTCAGTGACTCCTTTAAATGAACAGGCGCTTCTGTTTTATTTAGCAGATGCAATAACTCTAATGATTGTGTTAATCTCTTACCATTTATCAATGCACTTCTGACAAAAGCTGTGGGCACAGGGTAGAATGAGGTCGGCTCGCCCATCCATGCAAATACAACATTCCTCCTCATCAGTCAGCTGCTTCACTCTGTAACACGGACAAAGAGCTGTTGGCACAAGGACGTGCTTGACTCTGCTTATGTGCGACTTAAGACTATTTACATCGTTATCTAAAACACTGATTACCTGCCCACGGGTATACTACACAATGCTGGTCACTTGCAAAATCGGTCATTGCTGTCTTGGATGAATactaaaaataattgtttcttaAGACACTTGTGAAATGATGAGGAAAAATCTGtcaaattatttcctaattagCTAGTTCAGTTCCTGCCTCATTCCCATCTCAACAAGAGACATGGAGGAAAATGTGAGACCAATGTTAATTGACTATTCCAAATGCTGATTCCAGGCCATAAGGAGCCTAGTTTCTGTGGGAAGCTAACACCTTCCCACAGGTatgaggcagaaaaaaaagaggaagattatAACCAAGCAAAGTTCAAATTTCAACAAACATGGGGTAAAAAAATCTCCTGGAGAAGAGGGACTGTTTCTTTCATTCTTGGGATTTGCCTCCCAcataacaggcatttaataaatgtttgttgactgactgataaaaaagagaaaaaaccaacGCCAAACCACTGCCTGCATTCTACAGAGGCAGGGATGAGACATGTACATATAGAAGTAAAAGCAAGATTTGTATGAAAATTCAACCAAAAtggagagataaggaaaggcttAGCACGGGAACTGGAGCCAGAGCAGAGGCTAGAAGGAAGCTGGGAATTTAAGAAATAGAGGTCAAAAGTGAGTGCTCTTATTCCACATGGAAGGTCTTACAGAACTTTGTACCTTTTCTACAAGATCTATCTTTTCCAAATTAACTTTCTGTGGGGAGCACCAACCATACTATCCTTCTAGTCATCTGGATTCCTGATCTCAGGATTATCCCTGAGCTCCATGAGTTTCTAACCTTGTCCTTTCTATCTCCCCAACACCTCTTATATCTCTCCACATCTGCAACCATTACCCTGGCTCAGTCCTTCATTGCTTTTTTCCTGCACTGCTGTATCGGCCTCTAAActggtctctctgcctccacaTTGATCTATCCTCTACATGAAAGCCCTTCACTTTACTCAGtcaactccagtggctttctATTACCTCCAAGACTCTATCTGGCTTTAAGTCTTTTCCTAATCTGGCCCCTGTCGTCCCCTGCCAGCCCTTCATAAACACTAAGGCTCAACTAAACTGGTGTTGCAGTTCTCTGCATTCTGGCCTCTGCACAGGTTAGCCCTTATTCCCCTAGACTTGGAACAGACTTCTTCTGCACCTTCCCTGGCTCAAACCCGTTTCCTTCCAAACACAGATGAAGAGCCAACTTCTGCAAGAAGCCGTTAGTCCCTCTAGTTCTGGATCTCTCTGTATTAGGTTTTCCCTCAAATGTTGTCACATCGGTTTCTCTGGTCCCTGAATCTTCAGCACCTAATCCactgcctggaacacagtaggtatAAAATAAATGCCCACTATTGATATCTCTGGGTAGTCACAAGTATTTATCTATTACTAAGAAAGATACTCTTCTCCCTGCACCACTCACTTCCCTTTTAGTAAGATCATcacaagaaaaaagtataaaaggaacaaaaacgacaacaaaaaaaccaacccaCCACAAATAATCAGACACTGACACTTGTCTTTGACAGTGACTCTTTGAAAAGGCTAGAAAGATAAGGCCCTTCCTAAACACTGCCTccaatgtttttaaaatgcatctGTCTTTGCAGTAATGCAAGCACAGCCAAAACCTGAAAGCTAACTGAGCTTCTGTAATGTAAACAGGATGTGATGAATGGGGACATGCTCAGGGAAACATATTCTATGCTACTCGTAGCCTTCTAGTTCAAATTTCCCTATAAGAGGTTATTTGAAAATAAGCCATCAAGGAGTAAGACCATAACAAACAGTAAAATTGAAGCCAGGAGAAGAGAAGTGAGAAGAGAAATATTCCCGCCGGTGGGGACTGCTAGCCCTCGGCTTCCTCTAGGTAACAATAAGGCAGGATGTCAATGGGACTCAGCTCACATAAGTCACTTTCCAGGCATTACAAACCCAAGTCTGGAAAGCTGTCAAATGTCCACAGGGTGAAACTTTTCTTTGCCACAAGTATAAGATAGAAGGCAAAGAGAACTCTAACGTCATCTGTTCCTGCCAGCACCAACCCCCAAGCAGTTATTGGGCAGCTCCCAGGGCGCTGGCTCGGGGGCCTGGGGCCACAAGAACGGAAGTGAAACAGTCCTAGCCTCCAAGGGCTGCTTCTGTACCAGACCCACATGTAAGTACCGGCCAACCCACCCCCAAACACAAGCCCAAAGCACCTGGGGCTGATTCTATTTCCCCAATAACGGGGTTAATGCAACTCAGTGCTGCTGAGTCCCTGCCCATTCTGCCCATCCCCGCGAGATTTCCTAAGCCCTGTTGTACAATTAGGTGTCCTCTGACCCCTCCTTTAAGGCTGGTCCAAGGAGCCTGTTGGATCTGCGCAGATGCTCTCGCTGTGGAGGTGCTTCTGCTCTATTACAAATAGCAAAGCACGCTGAACTTGGAGTCTGGAAGCCCTACTtagctgtgactctggacaagagttaatctctctgagctttggttccctcacctgtaaaatggggatactgaCAGCACCCACTTACCACCCTCCCAGGTTCACTAGGAGGCCCAAATGAGGTAAGGTAACAAGtgctttccaaatcttaaaaCGCCGCATGACAACAATTATTGTTGTCACTGCTGTACACTAAGGAGGGCCAAGTCTGGGTCAGCAGCGAGCCTATTCCCTCCGGGTTCTGAGTCTCAGTGTGGCCTCCTCCCATCCCCCCAGCAGCCCCCACCCTTTCCCTAGCTCCTCCTGGTCCCGGGCTCTGGGCCCAGGCAGAACAAGGGGGTTCTTGGCCCACGGACACCCCTACGGTGAGCCTTTGTGCCTTCAGACACTACCCCTGGTTCTTTCCCCAGCCCCCCGGCTGCACCTTCTGACCACCCTCCTTCACACACGTTCCAACTTATCAAAAGGCCTTCCCCAAACGTggcacccagaactgaacaccCTGTGCAGATGTGCTCTCTGAAGGATGAAGAACATCTGAACCCTGACTGAGGCCTTTTCTATGGAGACTGCACAGCCCAGGAAGCTTAATTTTTAGTTCAGAATATCCAGACAATATAGATGCCATCTCCTTCAGAGCAGGAAGCTTTTATCTCTTTACCCACAGCACCCAATAGCGCCCGGCATACAGGAGGCACTTAACGCCTGGGCAAAGAGCAGATGTGTGTCAGATAAACACCGAGTGCACGAAGAGCGTTTGCAGTTGAAAACAGGCCTCTTCCAGTTTTTCACAGACTTATCCCCTCCCCAAGGTGCCCAGGGCAGGAAAATACCTTCCCATCCAAATGCTGGCCTGACAGGAAGACACAGATGACAAGCTTTCAGCAGTTGCTTCAGAAGTAGTGGGGCCTTGTGCCAGGACTCCTGCTGCTTGGCTTGTGATATCTTTATAAAGTTGCATAAACTGATATAAATTCATGATTCTTGAAGCTTCTACAATTCCACTGCTCTTGTTAATCTAGAGACATAAAGACCAAGTAAATAATCAGTCTTGGGTGTGACTTGGGGGTGAGtgacctcccccctccccaatctcagtttcctcttccattCATTAGAGCAAGGAATCCTAATCTGGAGTCTgtgacctttttaaaaataaataaataaataaaaaatactcaattttaatataattggtttcctttgtgatcctatgtattttaGTTTATCCATTTAAAAGCATCATTCAGAGAAGGGATTTACAGGCTTCTCCAAACTGCCAAAACGGTCCATGACACAATAGACATTAAGAACCCTAGCTTTAATATAAAAGTGCTGAATTCTCATATGTTCTACCTGatttgaggatacaaaaaagggcCTCCAAAATCTCTAAAATCCACAGAATGACTCAAATGAAGGCCCAGACTAGACTCAATAACCAGTTTTCTTCACTACTCATGTATCTTTAAGAATTTGGCTAATTGCAAGAAGGTGTACTGATAAGTGATTCAAGGTCAAAAAAATGTGGCTggctgtatttaaaaataaagctctAGTTTAAGAGCATATGTTTTATTTGGCTTTTAGTATTTGCTAAAGAGAAGCATATACTGAAAAAGTAGTAAACTCAAACTACATAAATTTCATACTGATAACATTCTGAGCTCACAAaatgccttttttcccctcatcttggtagaaataaaatcaaacaaaggGAATTTTGGATAGCATAAACAGAGACAATTGAAGGCGACTGTTTAAAGTGAAaggtgttgtttgtcctttattttcaaagacgATCAGTGAAATCGTGGGTGACTTTCAAGTGAAttaattgggtttaagtgaggcagagttacacaaagtcatcagactccctctctctcttccagtcattaggtccagtggcaagacaaaagtcaagattatGGGTGATGTCCCAGGATGCAGGGGATGGCCTTCATTCTCTACGTCTGACCAAGCTTTAAGTATTCCACAGCACTtgcttcagttgccttcatgGGACACTGGAACAAACTGTTCATGTGTCCATTCTGTAGAAGTCTTCACTTGCTTGGGATAGACACTCCCCTAACTCACAGATGAGTTTGCAGCTTGTTGTGTTACCTGGTTTAATCACCCGTCCCGAGACGGTTTTAGTAGGATGTAGCCACTGtatatgctatagcttcttggagtcaaAGGTGAGTGGAGTGCCAAAgggacaccaaagatggatgagcagTTGAAAAGAGCTTGGCAAGCCCTCACACTGGAGGAACTAGTCTTCCCTGAGTACCCCATAGAATGCCCCAGAACAAGAGTATGTATGAAATGAATAACACACAACTTATTTTTCAACTTAGAAATTAGCATTACAGTATCTTATTCATCTGTATATGTTTGCAAAAAGACTCTCAAGTTTTGAATGCACAGTGAACGTTCTCTGATTTAGAATGAtgtcttctctgtctcatttctttccaaaaataCCCACAATGGTCAGAAAAGTCCATAGTTATTCTGGGTGCTACACATAAATCACGAATCTTTATGAATTTATAACCTCAATATCTGAATCcattaaagagacaaaaaaactggaaataaatagTTGGTGTAAAATGTTAGTGTGTAGGAGACAATAGTATGGTCTGGGATAAGCTCGTAAGCTATTTTATTTAAGTCCTATTAGTATATTTGTTACCAGGGTTTGTAACAACTTCATCCTTCAAGAAGTCATAATGGTATCTAGCCAGATAAACAATGATAAGTAATACTACTGCCTGTGAGTCAGTATGTATTGCCTCAAAATGCTGGACTTTCCTCATCAGCTAATCCGATTTTCCATGTGGACAAATCCAACTGAAAGGCATTAAACTGTGCTTTGCACATTCCCTAATGTAATTGTAAGCAGTGGTCATGTAGTGGACCCAATGCTGCAAAGGTCAGCTGCTCCCCAACAGACATAATGGAGACATTACTGTCAAGATGATGAACTTCTGAAAGTTACGATAAAGATTTTACTCTCCTCCTTTAGAAATGAATAGGATCAGACAATACTCAGCTATGAGCATCTGACCATGTTAGGAGTCATCATTTTTTGGTCTTGGTTCTTTGAGATCTCctctttattaaaatttattattactgAGGCTGAAATAGGGAATTGGATAAAGctttttaatattcattgttacttttttgcatttaaaattttatagggAACCAACAAATTAGGCATACTACTTAAATGTTCACTAGAAGTTATCTTCTGAGAGAAAACCTCCCCGAGGGAAGATAATAAGATTGCCTAGATTTTTCTGCAAATGGTAGAGATTAAAGAGTTCTTTTTGACAGAGGTACCTTCATGATAAGAACTAAACAGGGAGAGGTGGATAATAATTCAAATTTACTTTCAGTAAAAGTTTTGGAATAAGTTTGTCACCTATTACAGTGATTATATTTGGGGATTCAAAAATGGTAGAGATTAAAGAGTTCTTTTTGACAGAGGTACCTTCATGATAAGAACTAAACAGGGAGAGGTGGATAATAATTCAAATTTACTTTTAGTAAAAGTTTTGCAATAAGTTTGTCACCTATTACAGTGATTATATTTGGGGATTCAAAAAGGAAGTCAAAcctaaatggaagaaaaataagctccttaaaggcattAGAGTAAGTTTTGTTGGTATGAAAAATGCCCAAATACCAAACTGGAATGGCCTTATTGGTAGTTCAAACTGCATTCTGTAAACCTGCTTTCAAGTTCATGTATTTAACCCTCCTATTTCTAAGGCACTGGTGATGGGAATGGCAGTTACTCTCACCTTGGTACACACCACGCGTACAAGCACCTTCCAAAAGGCAGAGGAATCTGATCCTGGCTGTACCTCAAAGAGAAGGTGCTTTTCTTGGCCAGCAGCCACTTTTGCAGTTCTGAAAAAGGCAGAATTTTTCTATGAAAATgcaaaaaggaataatttttgtaaattctttttaGTAGTACCTAACTCTGATTTTTAAATCTAGCATcccattaataagcatttattgagtgtttgCTATAAGTCAAGAGACTGTGCCAAGTGCAGGGGAGATAAATCAAAGCACACATGCCCTCAGAGGACATGAAAACAATAAGGTACAGAGGGGATGTATTACAGAATAACTAGACGGGAAGAAACACTGTTGGAAGGACCTGCTGTAAACTTTCATAGGTCCCTCATAGGACCAAGACTCGCAAAGATGGGTTTTGAGCCGAATGGAGAATGCCAAGGAAACCTTAAAGCAGGAATAAGGGAGCAGAGCAATACAGCCGGGGGAGTGGGGAAGGGGCAGTTATTGCAAAGGCACGAGAAGGGGAGATGAGATGAATTGTTCTAGGTCCTCCAAGGAGACAAGTGCAGCTGGATCAGAGTATTCAGAGGAGAGTCATGTGTGAAGATGAGAAAAGTTAGGAAGGGGAGGACATTTTCTTAGATCATgaggaaatagggagccactggaactCACTGAGCAGTAGAGATGACATGCTCAGatctatactttaaaaatcaCCAACTGCTAttgagtaaatattttaaaaacttaaggaattcaaatattacttttaacaacaacaaaatttaatcCTTCACATTCTCAAGTTGTGTAGACTGTTTTCAGTTGAGAAAATGTACTTCCTGCCTCCAGCTCCTACCAGTATTTCCGACAAAGctaaaccccccccccaaaaaaaaaaaaaaccaaacaaaccaaaagcTCTGACTTCATCATATCTTTATTTGAACAGCAGAGCAGGAGCCAGGACacgccttaattttttttttttttcagttcacttGTATCCTAAGTAGAGGTTACAGTCAGCAAAACAAACTAATTTGGATCAGTTTTCTATAAATGTGCCCATCTGGGCTGGTTATGTTACTTTAACGTGAAAATAAGGGATGAGAAGgggactagacctgtgatttcactggtgtatGGAATTCTCAGAGATGGAAACTACTAATATAGACCAGCAGCTTATGGCCTTAAAAAACTTCCTGGAGCCTTGAGGTTATGTGgtttgcacagggtcacacagccagtatgggTCCAAAATGGGACTTGAACCTAAATCTTAGCTTCGAACCAATCCTCCATCCACTGTACTAACGGGCTCTTTGGTGAAAGCATAAGACTTTGATGGTGCAATTGAACATGTCTGTAGCACCGACTGAAGCAACAGGTCTTGACCTAAAAAGTCCTGATTTCCAAATAAAAATCCCCTGAAAAGGGCTTCCATGATTCCATCCACCCTCCATTATGACTAAGTAGCAACCTTGAGGTACGAAGTCTGTGACAAGTACTTTGCAGCTTTGGGAAATGAGGTCATCAAAAGTAAGGAGCCAGCCCCAAGTAACACAGTCTGTCAGTGGAAAAGAAGGCAGGCTCGTCACCCAGCTAGAGTTGCTTCAATTGGTTTAACCTTACAGTCAGTCCTCAGACAACCTTGGACTGGTAAACACCTGAGTCCCAAGGAAATGGGCTTTGTGTGTCCAGCCCTCCTCTGCTACGGAAAGCCACATCACTCCTCGGTGGATGTACCCACATAATAAGCAGTAAATTCAGCTGCTGAACATTTTCAGAAGATTAAACACAACTTAATTTATCTTTGTGCCCCTGGGCAAGGCTTTCTATACACTGGAAGGTTTTACATATATCCATTCTAAGGTTCTAAAAGACTGCACCTATAACATTACTTTCAGCAAGCAGGATGCACACTTTTGGGcgatctttttccttttgggggaGGGCAGAGAGCCTTTTCTTTAAGCACAGTAGATAAGATGAGATTCCATTCTGTGGAAAATTCCCAAACTATGTGAAGTTCTCTAATTACTACTACTttggatcaaataaaaattcattatcttaAAGGCCTTAAGGACTTAAAAGAAGtagtctttttaaaagtttgatttccaaaatactttttatttatgcCTGAAAAATATGCCTACAAAATTACAGTATTTGCAAAGGAATTCATTCTCTAGCAATCCCAACTATACAGAAAAGCAAGAAGTGGGAAAGGGAGGCAAAGAAGGTAGAGCAGGGGAATTCTAAGCAATCAAAAGTGATGTTAATCACAAACTTTACTTATGGACCCCTTGATCACCTctctattttatacttattttaggCAAAATTCTAAGAAACTAAAATCTAAGAAACCAGCTGTTTTTTTCTGTATCATGATGGATGAGACAGACCAAATTTAAAAGTAGGGTTCTAGTAAAGGCATGCACAGGGAATAATTACAGCAATCTGTATCAGCTGATAGCATGACTGCAAAGAGAAGACAGGAATATGGTAAAATTCAGTGTAGAGCCTTCTAGGATATAGGAAAATAGTCTTAAAAACTTCAATAGCTCCTGAGGTAATTGCATatgatattcaaaaatattttattattacagcTAATTTCACATAATTTTCAGCATACGCTCCCtttaaaaacatagaaatatattatttattttagaaagattttccaTTTGAAAACAACTTGgtgttttaaaagataaattttggttagttggaaaaaatttatatggaattGATTCAGCtgttatattttattgatatttcttaAAGCATATTTACCAAGTAGCAAGGCAGCAGACAACTGTATAAGCATGGGGATCTTGTAGAACCAAGTGAGTTTGGTAAATGCCCAGAGGCCTCATTCTGAGCTTCAAGGTCAGTGCACTAACTGGTTGCTACCCCTTTGGCACTTGTATTCaatattaagtttatttttcattttaaaaattaagctgaTAATTGGAAGAGGGAAACAAATTAGAAACTCTCAACCAATACAAATGAATTTATGCTTACATTAATGGGCAATTATTGATATATTAGCATATAAAATCTTCAAGGTGATTCATATACACATAGtatatctcaatttcttcaagttCTCTGATTTGAGGCAGCATTTCCTATGCTACTTAATGAACTAAGTTCCTAGGATCTAGAGCCAGAAGAGACACTGGAGTTAGTTTCCCAGCAGAAGAAGCCAAGACTGAAGGTGAAGTACTTCTTTGGGTCCCAGTGACCCTAGGCCAGTGCAGACAGGTGCATTGGATATGGAGGTCAAGGGAAGTCTAGTGTTACCCTGATGGCCTGTATGATTTTGGGACAAGTCATAAGCCCGCTGGGTCCCAGGGCCAGGCTTAGAACTCCTTCTAGCCCTGAATTATTATTAAAGCCACTTTCCCTACATGGCATAGTTCCCATGCCTCACTGTATTTTCCTTATAGAGAATGTTTTGCACATTACATCACATGTATTAATTGGACATTAAAAATATGTTGCAATTAAACAACACTTTCGATCTTCAGAAAACAGCATCTTAAATCATCTATCATATCACATAGCTATTACATGTGAGCAcataagaggaaaacaaaatggaaaaaataaattggagtctTACACATCATTCAGTTCAGCCACTCTCCCCAGAAATTCCTCATAGGTAAGAGAACCACTTTCTCGAAACAGAGAGATGTGTTTGGTTACTTTTTCAGGCAACTTGTTTATAACCATTTGCGTCTGATCAGAAATTTGCTGTCCCATGGTGAATGCAATTCAAAATCCAGTTAAGAGTGGTGTTTCATTCACATGTGGCGTTTCTGTGaagtacacatatataaaagttACCTTTttgtaatcaatcaatcaatcaagaagcatttattaagcccctgaTGTGTGCCAGACATttcaacaaaaatgaaagtccatactctcaaagagcttccatATACACCCATACAAACAACCATccatctatacatacacatacacaaagtaGTTAAGGGGGAGAGAGGACATTaagatttgggggaaaagggaaagttttGGTGATTGAGCCTAATCTAGAAGGAAGTAAGGGATTCTACAAGATGGAGATTAAGAGACATCAAGGAATACCAATGCAAAGGTATACAGATAGGAGATGGAATAGCAA of the Sarcophilus harrisii chromosome 6, mSarHar1.11, whole genome shotgun sequence genome contains:
- the RNF141 gene encoding RING finger protein 141; the protein is MGQQISDQTQMVINKLPEKVTKHISLFRESGSLTYEEFLGRVAELNDVTAKVAAGQEKHLLFEVQPGSDSSAFWKVLVRVVCTKINKSSGIVEASRIMNLYQFMQLYKDITSQAAGVLAQGPTTSEATAESLSSVSSCQASIWMGRVKQLTDEEECCICMDGRADLILPCAHSFCQKCIDKWSDRHRNCPICRLQMSGVNDSWVVSDAPTEDDMANYILNMADEAGQPHIP